Proteins encoded in a region of the Isoalcanivorax pacificus W11-5 genome:
- a CDS encoding HAD family hydrolase, with translation MPRLKLITFDLDNTLWPVDEVIRRAEQRCRLWIAERYPEAAECMTVEAVREIRDQLLREKPGYVHNLTALRRDALARGFMAAGYHSSEAARLAGEAFGIFHDARNEVVFFPGALDILAHLADSYTLGALTNGNADLRRIGIDDLFAFHHSAETVGRGKPEADMFLAALKSSGSRADQALHVGDHPLEDVGAAIQHGFGAVWANLLDQRWPADLPEHPHRIHTLHELRDLVTLLDA, from the coding sequence ATGCCCAGACTCAAACTCATCACCTTCGACCTGGACAACACCCTCTGGCCCGTGGACGAGGTCATCCGCCGGGCAGAGCAGCGTTGCCGCCTCTGGATCGCGGAGCGATACCCGGAAGCCGCCGAGTGCATGACAGTCGAGGCTGTCCGCGAGATCCGCGATCAATTGCTGCGGGAGAAGCCGGGGTATGTCCACAATCTCACCGCCCTGCGCCGGGATGCGCTGGCGCGGGGGTTCATGGCGGCGGGTTACCACTCCAGCGAGGCGGCCCGCCTGGCGGGGGAAGCCTTCGGCATCTTTCACGATGCCCGCAATGAGGTGGTGTTCTTTCCCGGCGCGCTGGACATCCTTGCCCACCTGGCCGACAGCTACACGCTGGGGGCGCTCACCAACGGCAACGCAGACCTGCGGCGGATCGGGATTGATGACCTGTTCGCCTTCCATCATTCCGCCGAGACCGTGGGCCGGGGCAAGCCGGAGGCGGACATGTTTCTGGCCGCGCTGAAATCCTCCGGCAGCCGGGCGGACCAGGCGCTGCATGTCGGCGACCATCCGCTGGAAGATGTGGGCGCGGCGATTCAGCACGGGTTTGGCGCCGTGTGGGCCAATCTGCTGGATCAGCGCTGGCCGGCGGATTTGCCGGAGCACCCGCATCGCATCCACACTCTGCATGAACTGCGCGACCTGGTGACGTTACTCGATGCCTGA
- a CDS encoding YqcC family protein: MPDTQHRFDLLSLMNELEQALRDLGAWESTPPPPAAFESSVPFSADTMDFTQWLQWVFLARFRAILEGGHPLPRQCGVAPMAEEALRGMEGDIQDVLAILARIDERF, translated from the coding sequence ATGCCTGATACCCAACACCGTTTTGATCTGCTCAGCCTGATGAATGAACTGGAACAGGCGCTGCGCGACCTGGGGGCCTGGGAAAGCACACCGCCGCCCCCCGCTGCGTTCGAGAGCAGTGTGCCGTTCAGCGCCGACACGATGGACTTCACCCAATGGCTGCAGTGGGTGTTTCTGGCCCGGTTCCGGGCGATTCTGGAGGGCGGCCATCCGCTGCCGCGGCAGTGCGGCGTGGCGCCGATGGCGGAAGAGGCGCTGCGTGGCATGGAAGGCGATATTCAGGACGTGCTGGCGA